The following coding sequences are from one Gossypium hirsutum isolate 1008001.06 chromosome A12, Gossypium_hirsutum_v2.1, whole genome shotgun sequence window:
- the LOC121211386 gene encoding uncharacterized protein — protein sequence MSKKVEGVETRGRARKASRSRDILSALEDRVVTLESSMGDIKERVEDIDDRLHDGLQSMQEQLKEYVTDNMKQLTGRDDAIEAMVVALKGEIAELKGELTIYNVTLGNGGLAAAAPKPNIDVPKPKEFKGTRSARDVDNFLWGIEQYFCAKGITEDVTKVTTAAMYLSDVALLWWRRRSTDVRRGGSEIKTWEEFRCEFKAQFYPEYAEDEARARLRRLAQQGTVREYVQEFSELMLQISDMGEKEAFFSFMDGLKPWAKQELQRRGVQELTKAMSVAESLAEFGGRKDNSNSSKPRLKGNSGGDKERPTRNGDGKKPWDKRKSGPIRCFHCEGPHMIKDCPKKAALKAIEAKGESDVEDNNLGSILGGVEDRMNHGLMFVDIIVAGRKLNALVDTGASDLFMSEEAACKLGLKIDNEGGQIKTVNSESIPIKGVAKGVDLQLGNWSGKVSIKVIPLDDYDFVVGLSFLDQVKALIAPSSNYMVISDAKHQCMVKVTRKRSFEGKTLSAIQFAKGVRRNEVSYLATLKIEETVEFVSKTPKEVGQLLQSFRDVMPAQLPKSLPPKREVDHKIELVSNVVPPARAPLSYVSARIRRVAETIEGTFGCGIH from the coding sequence ATGTCAAAAAAAGTTGAGGGagtggagacccgtgggagggctaggaAAGCCAGTCGCTCAAGGGACATATTGTCTGCTTTAGAGGATCGCGTCGTCACTCTCGAGAGTTCAATGGGGGATATCAAGGAGAGGGTGGAAGACATTGATGATAGGCTCCATGATGGACTGCAGTCCATGCAGGAGCAGCTTAAAGAGTATGTGACGGATAATATGAAACAGTTGACTGGTAGAGATGATGCCATTGAGGCTATGGTGGTGGCCTTAAAGGGAGAGATTGcggagctcaagggtgaactcacaatctacaaCGTTACCTTGGGCAATGGTGGGTTAGCGGCTGCCGCACCCAAGCCCAATATTGATGTTCCCAAGCCAAAAGAGTTTAAGGGAACAAGGTCCGCAAGAGATGTGGACAACTTCTTGTGGGGAATCGAGCAATACTtctgtgccaaaggcatcacgGAGGATGTCACTAAGGTAACTACTGCTGCGATGTATTTATCTGACGTTGCTTTGttgtggtggcgtcgtaggtccactgatgtgagacgtggtgggTCTGAAATCAAAACATGGGAGGAGTTTCGATGTGAGTTCAAagcacagttttacccagagtatGCCGAGGATGAGGCTCGGGCAAGGTTGCGTCGGCTTGCGCAACAAGGCACTGTGAGGGAGTATGTACAGGAGTTTAGCGAGCTTATGCTCCAAATCTCAGATATGGGGGAGAAAGAGGCATTCTTTTCCTTTATGGACGGATTAAAACCGTGGGCGAAGCAAGAGTTGCAGCGCCGAGGAGTTCAAGAGCTCACCAAGGCTATGTCAGTAGCAGAATCACTTGCTGAATTTGGTGGGAGGAAAGACAATTCCAATTCTTCTAAACCCAGATTAAAGGGTAATAGTGGGGGAGATAAAGAAAGGCCCACTAGGAACGGCGATGGTAAGAAACCTTGGGACAAGAGAAAGAGTGGGCCTATAAGGTGCTTCCATTGTgagggtccacatatgatcaaggaCTGTCCAAAGAAGGCCGCTCTCAAGGCTATTGAAGCAAAGGGGGAGTCCGATGTGGAGGATAACAACCTTGGATCGATACTAGGGGGTGTCGAAGATAGAATGAACCATggtttgatgtttgtagacatcattgtGGCCGGCAGAAAATTGAATGCGCTCGTCGACACAGGCGCTTCTGATTTATTCATGTCTGAGGAGGCTGCTTGTAAACTAGGCCTCAAGATAGATAATGAAGGGGGTCAGATCAAAACAGTGAACTCGGAAAGTATTCCAATCAAGGGGGTTGCAAAGGGAGTAGATCTTCAGCTCGGAAATTGGTCAGGGAAGGtatccattaaggtaataccacttgatgactATGATTTTGTGGTGGGACTAAGCTTCCTTGATCAGGTTAAAGCTCTTATTGCCCCTTCGAGCAATTACATGGTGATTTCAGATGCGAAACATCAATGCATGGTGAAAGTGACAAGGAAGAGAAGCTTTGAGGGAAAAACACTATCAGCAATTCAGTTTGCTAAAGGTGTACGGAGAAATGAAGTCTCATATTTAGCCACCTTGAAGATCGAAGAGACCGTTGAGTTTGTTAGTAAGACCCCGAAAGAAGTGGGACAATTGCTACAATCATTTCGAGATGTAATGCCTGCTCAGTTGCCAAAAAGTTTGCCACCCaagagggaggtggaccacaaAATTGAGTTAGTATCCAATGTGGTGCCGCCAGCAAGGGCCCCCCTATCGTATGTCTCCGCCAGAATTAGAAGAGTTGCGGAAACAATTGAAGGAACTTTTGGATGCGGGATTCATTAG
- the LOC107931521 gene encoding uncharacterized protein At5g65660, with translation MENQVVSPPHVDAFRPSLGFPLGTALLLIIIFSLSGIFSCCYHWDKLRSLRRSPADRTDPHPDIEASPSKPMPDFLDLKKNQSQSLPVLMPGDEIPKFIALPCPCQPPRQDKVEVKIEKPPKPARCPVPFGLAI, from the exons ATGGAGAATCAGGTTGTTTCGCCACCCCATGTGGATGCATTTCGACCGTCCCTCGGCTTCCCTCTTGGCACTGCCCTCCTCTTAATCATCATTTTCAGCTTGAGTGGTATCTTCTCCTGCTGCTACCACTGGGACAAGCTCAGATCACTCCGCCGATCTCCCGCCGACCGCACCGATCCCCATCCCGATATCGAAGCTTCTCCCTCCAAACCCATGCCTGATTTCTTG GATTTAAAGAAAAACCAAAGCCAAAGCCTACCTGTATTAATGCCAGGAGATGAGATCCCAAAATTCATAGCATTACCATGTCCGTGTCAGCCTCCACGGCAAGACAAGGTTGAAGTGAAAATTGAAAAGCCACCCAAGCCAGCGCGTTGCCCAGTACCTTTTGGATTGGCTATTTGA